In Alligator mississippiensis isolate rAllMis1 chromosome 10, rAllMis1, whole genome shotgun sequence, one DNA window encodes the following:
- the MYLK3 gene encoding myosin light chain kinase 3, with the protein MLVSNSNLLHGWKQNERTKEKNEEKDEKPEHAPKNRGAEADSKESLEDTKREKTLDENNRACEKVNSSTVVSKIDSSPQSKQRISHPLMVEPAAPTSSSKSCPPKKEAGIAAFVQNNGLGFINQDPSESQNVPIKAHCMDKAPRQEDYHKMLAHQKSKEKESKPSTMCSTSLEAMPSTSKSVSGIEYEVIRTRVSINVQMTEAQQKTVTTKDGSQGDHKHRNPKIKPLSSSSEVERVTLMSDKFKHKQCPKNTRPDPVQEVKGVKPDNKQSEQALQLGKPQMLLNKPTAGKKTDGKLELKCKSVTSRSTTPKDTKKDPGATLKSHNETTQGSTKDAKPERAELDLENASLRGSESDANQCTGKTTENTKSTETSKALARQDEVIIDDSPPPPAPFEHRIVNVKQAEVTASYSVCQHEVLGGGRFGQVHKCTEISTDLNLAAKIIKVKGEKEKEEVKNEINIMNQLNHVNLIQLYDAFESKNNFTLIVEYLDGGELFDRITDENYNLTELDAILFTKQICEGVHYLHQQYILHLDLKPENILCVNRTGNQIKIIDFGLARRYKPREKLKVNFGTPEFLAPEVVNYDFVSFPTDMWSVGVITYILLSGLSPFLGETDAETMNYIVNCSWDFDAEAFEQVSEEAKDFIAKLLVKEKSCRISATQCLKHEWLNDLPGKAKKSKLRLKSQLLLQSYLAQRKWKKHFYVVAAANRLKRFQSMSVNLV; encoded by the exons actaaagaaaaaaatgaagagaagGATGAAAAACCGGAGCATGCACCTAAAAATAGAGGAGCCGAGGCTGACAGCAAGGAGTCTTTGGAAg ACACCAAAAGGGAGAAAACGTTGGATGAAAATAATAGAGCATGTGAAAAGGTGAACTCTAGCACTGTAGTCTCCAAAATTGACTCCAGTCCACAAAGTAAACAAAGGATATCGCATCCACTGATGGTAGAACCTGCTGCTCCAACAAGTAGTTCAAAGAGCTGTCCACCAAAAAAAGAGGCTGGTATCGCAGCTTTTGTTCAAAATAATGGTCTTGGCTTCATAAACCAAGATCCTTCAGAGAGCCAGAATGTTCCTATTAAAGCACACTGCATGGATAAAGCACCCAGACAGGAAGACTATCACAAAATGCTTGCACATCAGAaatcaaaagaaaaggaaagcaaaccTTCTACAATGTGCTCTACCTCTCTCGAAGCAATGCCATCCACATCCAAGTCTGTATCTGGAATAGAATATGAAGTGATACGCACAAG GGTTTCCATCAATGTTCAGATGACTGAAGCCCAACAGAAGACGGTGACAACCAAGGATGGAAGCCAAGGAGATCATAAACATAGAAATCCCAAAATCAAACCTCTCTCCTCATCCTCAGAAGTGGAAAGAGTTACACTTATGTCAGACAAGTTTAAACATAAACAGTGCCCTAAAAACACCAGACCTGACCCAGTTCAGGAAGTAAAAGGGGTGAAGCCTGATAATAAACAGAGTGAACAGGCTCTCCAATTAGGGAAGCCACAGATGCTATTGAACAAGCCTACAGCAGGTAAAAAGACTGATGGAAAATTAGAGTTAAAATGCAAGTCTGTAACGTCTCGGAGCACAACTCCAAAGGATACTAAGAAAGATCCTGGAGCCACATTAAAAAGCCATAATGAAACAACACAAGGCTCCACAAAGGATGCTAAGCCAGAGAGGGCAGAATTAGATTTAGAAAATGCATCTTTAAGAGGAAGTGAGAGTGATGCAAATCAATGTAcaggaaaaacaacagaaaacacTAAATCAACAGAAACCAGCAAAGCATTGGCCAGGCAGGATGAAGTGATTATTG AtgacagccctcctcctcctgcgcCTTTTGAGCATCGCATAGTGAATGTCAAACAAGCAGAGGTGACAGCAAGTTACTCGGTGTGTCAGCATGAAGTATTAGGCGG GGGGCGTTTTGGTCAAGTTCACAAGTGCACAGAGATATCAACCGATCTCAATCTAGCGGCCAAAATAATAAAAgtgaaaggagaaaaggaaaag GAGGAGGTGAAAAATGAAATTAACATCATGAACCAGTTAAACCATGTGAATCTGATCCAGCTTTATGATGCTTTTGAATCCAAAAACAACTTCACCTTGATTGTGGAATA TCTTGATGGAGGTGAATTATTCGATCGAATCACAGATGAAAACTACAATCTGACTGAGTTGGATGCAATACTTTTTACCAAACAGATATGTGAAGGAGTCCATTACCTACACCAGCAGTATATACTCCATTTAGATCTAAAG CCTGAAAACATATTATGTGTAAATCGCACTGGAAACCAGATTAAAATTATTGACTTCGGTTTAGCTAGGAG GTACAAACCTCGTGAGAAGCTGAAAGTCAATTTTGGCACTCCAGAATTCTTGGCTCCTGAAGTAGTGAACTATGACTTTGTTTCGTTCCCAACAGACATGTGGAGTGTAGGCGTCATCACATACATACT acttAGTGGCTTATCTCCATTCCTAGGAGAAACTGATGCAGAGACAATGAATTACATAGTGAACTGCAGTTGGGATTTTGATGCAGAAGCTTTTGAACAAGTATCAGAAGAAGCAAAAGACTTCATTGCCAAACTCCTTGTGAAGGAGAAGAG CTGCAGGATCAGTGCAACACAATGTCTGAAACATGAGTGGTTAAATGACCTGCCTGGCAAAGCCAAGAAATCCAAGCTCCGCCTCAAGTCCCAGTTGCTGTTACAGAGTTACCTGGCACAGAGAAAATGGAAG AAACATTTCTATGTCGTGGCTGCTGCTAATAGGCTGAAGAGGTTTCAGAGCATGTCTGTCAACCTTGTGTAA